Proteins encoded by one window of Fischerella sp. PCC 9605:
- a CDS encoding ABC transporter permease: protein MQELIKLDLIDLASATALMAIAIGLSAWESIGLELNLALATGRTILQLAVLGYVLDFIFAFDNAWAVLGFLAVLLTITAIVARNRITQKIPQVLPLVWGSILVSTVLVIIYTNFIIIQPNRWYEPQYVIPLAGIILGNAMNAAAIAGERLVNTINNSQQEIEIHLSLGATPQQAVAQYRKDAIRAGLIPTINQMMIIGLVTIPGFIAGQVLGSVNALDATSYQILIMFMTAVANLLTSILLTRGLSRLFFNSAAQLIR, encoded by the coding sequence ATGCAGGAACTCATTAAACTGGATTTGATTGATTTGGCTAGTGCTACAGCATTGATGGCTATAGCCATTGGTTTATCTGCTTGGGAAAGCATAGGACTAGAACTCAACTTAGCCCTTGCGACTGGGAGAACCATCCTACAACTAGCGGTATTAGGATACGTTTTAGATTTCATCTTTGCTTTTGACAATGCTTGGGCAGTTTTGGGGTTTTTAGCAGTCTTATTAACGATAACGGCGATTGTCGCACGAAATCGCATCACTCAAAAAATACCGCAAGTTTTGCCCTTAGTGTGGGGTTCAATTTTAGTTAGTACAGTTTTAGTTATAATTTATACAAACTTTATAATTATTCAACCAAATAGATGGTATGAACCGCAGTACGTAATTCCCCTTGCTGGAATAATATTAGGTAATGCTATGAATGCAGCTGCGATCGCCGGAGAACGTCTTGTCAATACCATCAACAACAGCCAGCAAGAAATAGAAATTCACCTGAGTTTAGGTGCAACTCCCCAGCAAGCAGTCGCCCAGTATCGCAAAGACGCTATTCGTGCTGGCTTAATTCCCACCATCAATCAGATGATGATTATTGGTTTAGTGACAATACCAGGGTTTATTGCTGGACAAGTGCTGGGTAGCGTAAATGCCCTCGATGCTACATCCTATCAAATTTTAATCATGTTCATGACTGCTGTCGCTAACTTGCTAACAAGCATTTTATTAACCAGGGGATTGAGCCGTTTGTTTTTTAACTCCGCTGCCCAGCTGATTAGATGA
- a CDS encoding succinate--CoA ligase subunit beta: MELLEYQVKEWFRKIGIPVLPSQTIDHPTDLKRLKINYPIVLKSQVHGGERAKAGGVRFVETTIDAIAAAQNIFNLPILGELPEVLLAEAKYDAEQEFYLAVVLDTAVCRPILLGCKEADIDWESAGQKMQHVVVEQEFSPFYARRLALKMGLQGALMQSISTVVEKLYRLFIEKDLDLVEINPLAVSSSGQVMALNGNVSVNERAIARHPDIAEMARKMSNRHSSVEFNKNLANWDAVELHGKIGILGNGTGSVLTTLDLVVNAGGKPGVCLNLRHAFPTDTLPSTFRDRLDRALNILAGDKSIQVMLINFLGSVPQSGEVAEVIANFIQQHKNELKTHASRSNGSKSRRETYLPRLVVRLAGSEFDAARKYLATLKTPSDASIVVVENLDEAVAEAVHLAKSTPHKKF; this comes from the coding sequence ATGGAATTGCTAGAGTATCAAGTAAAAGAATGGTTTCGGAAAATAGGCATTCCCGTATTGCCTTCTCAAACAATTGACCATCCCACGGATTTAAAAAGATTAAAAATTAACTACCCGATTGTACTGAAATCCCAAGTACATGGAGGTGAAAGAGCAAAAGCAGGTGGAGTCAGGTTTGTGGAAACGACTATAGATGCGATCGCCGCTGCACAAAATATTTTTAATTTGCCAATTTTGGGCGAGTTACCAGAAGTGCTGCTGGCAGAAGCTAAGTATGATGCCGAACAAGAATTTTATCTGGCTGTAGTTTTAGATACTGCGGTTTGCCGGCCGATACTTTTGGGTTGTAAAGAAGCAGATATTGATTGGGAATCTGCTGGACAAAAAATGCAACATGTCGTAGTAGAACAGGAATTTTCCCCATTTTACGCCCGACGGTTAGCTCTAAAAATGGGCTTGCAAGGTGCGTTAATGCAGTCGATTAGCACTGTAGTTGAGAAACTATACCGCTTATTTATAGAAAAAGACCTAGATTTAGTGGAAATCAATCCCCTGGCAGTGAGTTCTTCTGGTCAAGTCATGGCTCTTAATGGTAACGTCAGTGTCAATGAAAGAGCGATCGCCCGTCATCCAGATATCGCTGAGATGGCCAGAAAAATGAGCAATCGTCACAGTAGCGTTGAGTTTAACAAGAATTTAGCCAATTGGGACGCGGTAGAACTGCACGGTAAAATCGGCATTTTGGGTAATGGTACGGGTTCGGTGTTGACGACTTTGGATTTAGTAGTCAATGCTGGTGGCAAACCTGGTGTTTGCCTGAATCTACGCCACGCTTTTCCCACCGATACTTTACCAAGTACCTTTCGCGATCGCCTCGATCGAGCATTGAATATCCTAGCTGGGGATAAAAGTATTCAAGTGATGCTGATTAATTTTCTAGGTAGCGTTCCTCAGAGTGGAGAAGTGGCAGAAGTCATTGCAAATTTTATCCAACAACATAAAAACGAACTTAAAACACACGCTTCCCGTTCTAATGGCAGCAAAAGCCGTCGTGAAACCTACTTACCGCGCTTAGTTGTTCGTCTTGCTGGTTCTGAGTTTGATGCAGCCAGAAAATATCTAGCAACACTGAAAACTCCGAGCGATGCATCTATAGTAGTAGTAGAAAATTTAGATGAAGCAGTGGCAGAAGCAGTCCATCTTGCCAAATCAACCCCTCATAAAAAGTTTTGA
- a CDS encoding succinate--CoA ligase subunit alpha — MNLTPDSKVLIQGFSEFISATHVDQMKAYGTNLVAGVDPGCGGQKIYGLPVFDLVEEVVDRYGLIDTTIICVHPYQVLDAALEAIASGIRQIIVISPGVPPLDMVQLLRKAEATETLVVGPNSPGIIVPGRILLGTQPSEFYTPGQVGVLSRSTTLTYEVAKELTTAGLGQSISVSIGSDAIVGSSFIQWLQIFDEDDTTEAIVLVGQPGGGREEAAARYISEAIDKPVVAYIAGTHAPPAKHWRQTGTLAAVIGRHPDFGIAKSKLAAFSEVKIPVAERPSLIPELVRKVIK; from the coding sequence ATGAACTTAACGCCAGACAGTAAAGTTTTAATCCAAGGCTTCAGCGAATTTATATCAGCAACTCATGTTGATCAAATGAAAGCCTATGGTACGAATTTGGTAGCTGGAGTAGATCCCGGATGTGGTGGACAAAAAATTTATGGTCTGCCAGTGTTCGACCTGGTAGAAGAGGTGGTAGATAGATATGGATTAATTGACACTACGATTATCTGCGTACACCCTTACCAAGTTTTAGATGCAGCATTGGAAGCGATCGCATCTGGTATCCGCCAAATCATTGTCATATCTCCAGGTGTGCCACCTTTAGATATGGTGCAATTACTGCGTAAAGCCGAGGCAACAGAAACACTAGTGGTAGGGCCGAATAGTCCAGGTATCATCGTACCAGGTCGGATTCTCTTAGGTACTCAACCAAGTGAATTTTATACCCCTGGTCAAGTGGGAGTCCTCAGTCGCAGTACCACCCTTACCTATGAAGTTGCTAAGGAATTAACCACAGCTGGTTTAGGACAGTCCATTAGTGTCAGCATTGGTAGTGATGCGATCGTTGGTTCATCGTTTATCCAATGGTTGCAAATTTTTGATGAGGACGACACTACAGAAGCGATCGTGTTAGTTGGACAACCAGGTGGAGGTAGAGAAGAAGCAGCAGCGCGATACATTAGTGAAGCGATCGACAAACCAGTAGTTGCCTACATTGCAGGCACCCATGCACCACCAGCGAAACATTGGCGTCAAACAGGAACCCTAGCGGCAGTTATCGGACGCCACCCTGACTTTGGCATAGCAAAAAGCAAATTAGCTGCTTTTTCTGAAGTAAAAATCCCAGTAGCCGAACGTCCTTCTCTGATTCCGGAATTAGTCAGGAAGGTAATTAAATAG
- a CDS encoding ABC transporter permease, protein MILNFLDRLGDWNPQLLRELRGRLQIRNILLAITVSLLGQFLLFISFQAQLPTYVNTNDVITNHPNKYCTGNLLYGLPQCVQDEFGNAIINSQLWWLDLFTWLSIISCFTFLVIGTYLIISDLATEESRDTLNFIRLSPQPPQSILMGKMLGVPILPYLAVAVAIPLHVFSGLRANIPFGMILSFDAVVLTACLFYYSAALLFGLVGTWLGGFQAWLGSGIVLSFLLFTMNALADVQTNFSLILLRFFNPFYFIPNLSDSSAYRTISLWADFHWFALPLGASWITIIGLGLVNYAALTRFIWLSLQRCFRNPNATMLSKQQSYLLTSYFSVLALGCANWQSIVWGKFPDSTTMMKDNIACLLFLHLWLFLYLIAAISPHRQTLQDWARYRHISSHKSLWNRYTIKDLIWGEKSPGLVAIALNAIIAISSLGLLILLADGNVQDKINAVYALALAGSLAMLYAALTQLLLFMKTKHRVFWAAGSLGAAITLPIFILLILFNYPGNNTFVWLFSIAAPLIALYTPTGEPLSPITVLFVILVQVSILALLVLQLRRKLQKSGESATKALFSQ, encoded by the coding sequence ATGATACTAAATTTTTTAGATCGATTAGGAGATTGGAATCCTCAGCTGTTGCGAGAACTTAGAGGACGTTTGCAAATACGCAACATATTACTAGCAATTACCGTCTCTCTGTTGGGTCAATTTTTACTGTTTATATCTTTTCAAGCTCAGTTGCCAACTTATGTTAATACAAATGATGTAATTACAAATCATCCTAATAAATATTGCACAGGAAATCTGTTGTATGGATTACCGCAATGCGTACAAGATGAATTTGGTAATGCAATCATCAATTCGCAGCTGTGGTGGCTAGATTTATTTACATGGCTTAGTATAATCAGTTGCTTTACCTTTTTGGTGATAGGAACTTATCTAATCATCAGCGATTTAGCTACTGAAGAAAGTCGTGATACGCTGAATTTTATTCGTCTTAGTCCCCAGCCGCCCCAAAGTATTTTAATGGGAAAAATGTTAGGGGTTCCAATTCTGCCATATCTTGCAGTAGCTGTAGCAATTCCTTTGCATGTATTTTCTGGACTGAGAGCAAATATTCCATTCGGAATGATTTTAAGCTTTGACGCTGTTGTGTTAACTGCTTGTCTTTTCTACTACAGCGCTGCACTGCTATTTGGCTTAGTTGGTACTTGGTTGGGTGGTTTTCAAGCTTGGTTGGGTAGTGGAATTGTTCTTAGTTTTCTACTATTCACAATGAACGCACTAGCCGATGTTCAAACGAATTTTTCTTTAATTTTACTGAGATTTTTTAACCCATTTTACTTCATTCCTAATCTGTCGGATAGTTCTGCATATAGAACCATTAGTTTATGGGCTGATTTTCATTGGTTTGCTCTGCCATTGGGTGCTAGCTGGATTACAATAATTGGTTTGGGGCTTGTAAATTACGCTGCTTTGACACGTTTTATTTGGCTATCTTTGCAACGTTGTTTTCGCAACCCTAATGCCACTATGCTGAGCAAACAACAGAGTTATTTACTTACGTCTTACTTTTCTGTTTTGGCTTTAGGATGTGCGAATTGGCAATCAATAGTTTGGGGTAAATTTCCTGACTCTACGACAATGATGAAAGACAATATAGCTTGCTTGTTGTTTTTACATTTGTGGTTGTTTTTGTATTTGATTGCTGCTATTAGTCCTCACCGCCAAACACTACAAGATTGGGCGCGTTATCGCCACATTTCTAGTCATAAGAGTTTGTGGAATCGTTATACAATCAAAGATTTAATTTGGGGAGAAAAAAGTCCAGGGTTAGTTGCGATCGCACTAAATGCAATCATTGCCATTTCGTCTTTAGGTTTATTGATTCTCCTTGCTGATGGCAATGTTCAGGACAAAATTAATGCTGTTTACGCTCTGGCTTTAGCTGGTAGTTTAGCTATGCTTTATGCAGCATTAACCCAACTCTTATTATTCATGAAAACTAAGCATCGAGTGTTTTGGGCTGCGGGTAGCCTAGGTGCTGCAATTACTTTGCCAATTTTCATTTTACTTATATTGTTCAACTATCCTGGCAACAACACTTTTGTATGGCTATTTTCAATAGCTGCACCGCTTATTGCTTTGTATACACCTACTGGAGAACCACTATCTCCCATAACAGTCTTGTTTGTGATTCTCGTTCAGGTAAGCATATTAGCGTTACTAGTCTTGCAGTTACGGCGAAAATTGCAAAAATCAGGAGAGTCTGCAACAAAAGCGCTATTTAGTCAATAG
- a CDS encoding ABC transporter ATP-binding protein — MVKELAIRTSGLTKQFDRHVAVNNVDIEIYAGEVYGLIGPNGAGKTTLIRMLAAAEEPTTGEIYINGDRLLRDHSNPTLKRRLGYLPDDYPLYEELTVWDYLDYFARLYRLREPRRTQRLHEVLELIQLVNKRNSLISTLSRGMKQRLSLARTIIHEPIVLLLDEPVSGLDPIARMQFREIIKVLQEAGMTILISSHVLSDLAELCTSVGIMELGYLVESASLQQLYQRLARQQIIISTLGKLEEVLGELKNNPFVQEWEVMSAKNSVRVNFSGKQKDCADLLRSLIQADIPITEFHCTQEDLETIFLKLGHRQAS; from the coding sequence ATGGTAAAAGAATTAGCAATTCGCACCTCTGGACTGACTAAGCAATTTGACAGACACGTTGCCGTTAATAATGTTGATATAGAGATTTATGCAGGTGAAGTTTACGGATTAATAGGCCCTAATGGTGCGGGAAAGACAACTCTCATCCGGATGTTGGCAGCAGCAGAAGAACCAACTACGGGTGAGATTTATATTAATGGCGATCGCTTGTTGCGCGATCACAGTAACCCCACTCTCAAGCGCCGCCTTGGTTACTTACCTGATGACTATCCGCTGTATGAGGAACTCACTGTCTGGGACTACCTAGATTATTTTGCTCGTTTGTATCGTTTGCGAGAACCGCGCCGTACCCAACGTTTGCATGAAGTTTTAGAACTGATCCAGCTAGTCAATAAACGCAACAGTTTGATTTCGACGCTATCGCGAGGGATGAAGCAGCGCCTCAGTTTGGCGCGAACAATTATCCACGAACCGATCGTACTGCTGTTGGATGAACCTGTTTCGGGACTTGACCCCATTGCTAGGATGCAGTTTCGGGAAATTATCAAAGTGTTGCAAGAAGCGGGAATGACAATATTAATTTCTTCCCACGTTCTTAGCGACTTAGCAGAACTGTGTACCTCAGTGGGAATTATGGAACTCGGTTACTTGGTAGAAAGTGCATCGCTACAACAACTCTACCAGCGTCTTGCCCGCCAGCAAATTATCATCTCTACTTTGGGAAAGCTAGAAGAAGTGTTGGGGGAACTGAAAAATAATCCTTTCGTACAAGAGTGGGAGGTGATGAGTGCCAAAAACAGCGTGCGGGTGAATTTTTCTGGGAAACAGAAAGACTGTGCTGACTTGTTGCGATCGCTGATTCAAGCTGACATTCCCATTACCGAATTTCACTGTACCCAAGAGGACTTGGAAACTATTTTCCTCAAGCTGGGTCACAGACAAGCATCATAA
- a CDS encoding Uma2 family endonuclease: protein MVTTRTLSAQRVVLRNISWQTFETMLADMGEDRASRLTYDRGTLEIITPLLPHEYWNRLIERLIFVLGEELNLEILPAGSTTFKREDLRRVAEPDSSYYIQNEARVRNKSEIDLNSDPPPDLVVEIDLTSSSLDKFQIYASLGVPELWRYDEGVLRIYQLQQGQYVECSDSPTFAQLPLNEITRFLEESQRIGVMGMTRNFRNWVREQLATNRN from the coding sequence ATGGTAACTACACGCACTCTCTCAGCACAAAGGGTTGTATTGAGAAACATCAGCTGGCAGACTTTTGAAACCATGCTAGCTGATATGGGAGAGGATAGAGCCTCTCGGCTGACTTACGATAGAGGCACGCTAGAAATAATCACCCCACTCTTACCCCATGAGTATTGGAACAGATTAATAGAACGTCTGATTTTTGTGCTTGGGGAAGAGTTGAATTTAGAAATTCTGCCTGCGGGTTCTACTACTTTCAAACGGGAAGATTTGCGACGTGTTGCTGAACCAGACAGTAGCTACTATATCCAGAATGAAGCACGTGTGAGGAATAAATCAGAAATTGACTTGAACAGCGATCCCCCACCGGATTTAGTAGTAGAAATAGACTTGACTAGTTCATCGCTGGATAAATTCCAAATATATGCTTCTTTAGGTGTTCCGGAACTTTGGCGCTATGACGAAGGTGTGCTGAGAATTTATCAACTGCAACAAGGGCAATATGTGGAGTGTAGTGATTCACCAACTTTTGCACAGTTGCCTTTAAATGAAATTACGCGATTTTTGGAGGAAAGCCAAAGAATTGGGGTGATGGGGATGACGCGAAATTTTCGTAATTGGGTGAGAGAACAGTTGGCAACTAATAGAAACTAA
- a CDS encoding tetratricopeptide repeat protein produces the protein MEVDYEKYLSLTPEERTRKILEIQELIAEDNQIPSSNACLLRELGNLHLAAQNYEEAIAFYDQALKIKPDDLGTWNNRGIALGILGRYEEAIASYDKVIEIQPDFHFIWINRGIALGNLGRYEEAIASYDQALKVQPDFYFAWSNRGVALLNLGHNEEAIASFDQALKIKPDDHQTWYNRGIALLNLGHNEEAIASYDQALKFEPDFYFAWINRGVALLNLERYEKAIASFDQALKIKPNNHQAWYNRGIALDELGREQEAVASYDQALKIKPDDHQTWYNRGIALDELGREQEAVASYDQVLKIKPDYYQAWLYRGSALIKLGRWREGNASIQKAYEINPEFVMAQFKAQMKQIFGSVLQKLGWEKLTQVFTNLLKLINPKV, from the coding sequence TTGGAAGTAGACTACGAAAAATATCTCAGCCTCACTCCAGAAGAAAGAACTAGAAAAATACTGGAAATTCAAGAACTAATTGCCGAAGACAATCAAATACCTAGTAGTAATGCCTGTTTACTACGGGAACTGGGAAATTTGCATTTGGCAGCACAAAATTATGAAGAAGCGATCGCATTTTATGACCAAGCTTTGAAAATTAAACCAGATGATCTTGGGACTTGGAACAACCGTGGCATTGCCCTAGGGATTTTAGGACGCTACGAAGAAGCAATCGCATCCTATGACAAAGTTATAGAAATTCAACCAGACTTCCACTTCATTTGGATTAACCGTGGCATTGCTCTGGGAAATTTAGGACGCTACGAAGAAGCGATCGCATCTTATGACCAAGCTTTAAAAGTTCAACCGGATTTCTACTTTGCTTGGAGTAACCGGGGGGTTGCACTTTTGAATTTAGGACATAATGAAGAAGCAATAGCATCTTTTGATCAAGCTTTGAAAATTAAACCAGATGACCATCAAACTTGGTACAACCGAGGCATTGCACTTTTGAATTTAGGACATAATGAAGAAGCAATAGCATCCTATGACCAAGCTTTGAAATTTGAACCGGATTTCTACTTTGCTTGGATCAACCGGGGGGTTGCACTTTTGAATTTAGAACGTTACGAAAAAGCAATAGCATCTTTTGATCAAGCTTTGAAAATTAAACCAAATAACCATCAAGCGTGGTATAACCGAGGCATTGCACTGGATGAATTAGGACGTGAGCAAGAAGCAGTAGCATCCTATGACCAAGCTTTGAAAATTAAACCAGATGACCATCAAACTTGGTACAACCGAGGCATTGCACTGGATGAATTAGGACGTGAGCAAGAAGCAGTAGCATCCTACGACCAAGTACTCAAAATTAAACCAGATTACTACCAAGCTTGGCTCTACCGTGGATCTGCATTAATAAAATTAGGTCGCTGGAGAGAAGGAAATGCCAGCATACAGAAAGCGTATGAAATTAACCCTGAGTTTGTTATGGCTCAGTTCAAAGCCCAGATGAAGCAAATTTTCGGCAGTGTGCTGCAAAAATTGGGATGGGAAAAACTGACTCAGGTATTTACTAACTTGTTAAAGCTAATTAATCCTAAGGTCTGA
- the cofG gene encoding 7,8-didemethyl-8-hydroxy-5-deazariboflavin synthase subunit CofG — MSISHSHIVTYSPAYTIVPTYECFNRCSYCNFRADPGKSPWMSLEATESILKQLQHQNICEILILSGEVHPQSSRRSDWFQRIYDLCKLAFSMGFLPHTNAGPLSFEEMQKLKNVNVSMGLMLEQLTPELLKTVHKHAPSKLPEVRLQQLEWAGELQIPFTTGLLLGIGENENDWWETLAAIAHLHERHHHIQEVILQPHSPGSQQTFNASPFDPNKLPELIFKARQILPSDITIQIPPNLVKDKQWLLACLEAGARDLGGIGPKDEVNPDYPHLQEQELREILQPGGWELVPRLPVYPQFDGWLSGELQTVVKQWRKPHPQPLSLLRRGE, encoded by the coding sequence ATGTCAATTTCTCATTCCCACATAGTTACCTACAGTCCTGCTTACACAATCGTTCCCACTTATGAGTGCTTCAATCGCTGTAGTTACTGCAACTTTCGCGCAGATCCAGGTAAAAGTCCTTGGATGAGTTTAGAAGCCACAGAAAGCATTTTGAAACAACTTCAACACCAAAATATCTGTGAAATTCTCATACTCAGCGGTGAAGTGCATCCCCAATCATCGCGGCGTTCAGATTGGTTTCAACGGATTTATGACTTGTGCAAATTGGCATTTTCAATGGGGTTTTTGCCGCACACAAATGCTGGGCCGCTAAGTTTTGAGGAAATGCAAAAACTCAAGAATGTGAATGTTTCAATGGGGTTGATGTTGGAACAATTAACCCCGGAATTGCTAAAAACTGTGCATAAACATGCACCTAGTAAATTACCAGAAGTAAGGTTGCAACAATTAGAGTGGGCAGGAGAATTGCAGATTCCGTTTACAACAGGTTTGTTATTGGGAATTGGGGAAAACGAGAATGATTGGTGGGAGACATTAGCAGCGATCGCCCACCTTCATGAACGTCATCATCACATTCAAGAAGTCATTCTGCAACCCCACAGTCCTGGAAGTCAGCAAACTTTTAATGCATCACCCTTTGACCCCAATAAACTACCAGAATTAATTTTCAAAGCACGTCAAATTTTACCGTCAGACATCACCATCCAAATTCCGCCGAATTTAGTCAAAGATAAGCAATGGTTACTCGCATGTTTAGAAGCAGGTGCAAGAGATTTAGGTGGAATCGGGCCAAAAGATGAAGTGAATCCTGATTATCCTCATCTTCAAGAGCAGGAATTGAGAGAAATTTTACAACCTGGTGGATGGGAATTAGTGCCGAGGTTGCCAGTTTATCCGCAGTTTGATGGTTGGTTGTCGGGAGAGTTACAGACAGTTGTGAAGCAATGGCGAAAACCTCACCCCCAGCCCCTCTCCTTACTAAGGAGAGGGGAGTAG
- the psbA gene encoding photosystem II q(b) protein has translation MTATLQRARSANVWERFCDWITSTNNRLYIGWFGVLMIPTLLAATTCFIIAFIAAPPVDIDGIREPVAGSLMYGNNIISGAVVPSSNAIGLHFYPIWEAASLDEWLYNGGPYQLVIFHFLIGVFCYMGREWELSYRLGMRPWIAVAYSAPVAAATAVFLIYPLGQGSFSDGMPLGISGTFNFMLVFQAEHNILMHPFHQLGVAGVFGGSLFSAMHGSLVTSSLVRETTETESQNYGYKFGQEEETYNIVAAHGYFGRLIFQYASFNNSRSLHFFLAAWPVIGIWFTALGISTMAFNLNGFNFNQSVIDSTGRVINTWADIINRANLGMEVMHERNAHNFPLDLASAEVAPVAISAPAING, from the coding sequence ATGACAGCAACCTTACAACGCGCTCGTAGCGCCAACGTATGGGAGCGGTTCTGCGATTGGATCACCAGCACCAACAACCGCTTATACATCGGTTGGTTCGGCGTACTGATGATTCCGACTCTGTTAGCCGCAACCACCTGCTTCATCATTGCCTTCATCGCTGCACCTCCAGTAGACATCGATGGCATCCGTGAGCCTGTTGCAGGTTCACTGATGTACGGCAACAACATCATCTCCGGTGCTGTTGTACCTTCATCTAACGCCATTGGCTTGCACTTCTACCCGATCTGGGAAGCAGCTTCCTTAGATGAGTGGTTGTACAACGGTGGCCCTTACCAGTTGGTAATCTTCCACTTCCTGATTGGCGTATTCTGCTACATGGGACGTGAGTGGGAATTGTCCTACCGCTTAGGAATGCGTCCTTGGATTGCCGTAGCCTACTCTGCACCAGTAGCAGCAGCGACCGCAGTCTTCTTGATCTACCCCTTAGGTCAGGGTTCCTTCTCTGATGGTATGCCTCTGGGCATCAGCGGTACATTCAACTTCATGTTGGTGTTCCAAGCAGAACACAACATCTTGATGCACCCCTTCCACCAGTTAGGTGTAGCAGGTGTATTCGGTGGTAGCTTGTTCAGTGCAATGCACGGTTCTTTGGTAACTTCTTCCTTGGTTCGTGAAACCACCGAGACCGAATCTCAGAACTATGGTTACAAGTTCGGTCAAGAAGAAGAAACCTACAACATTGTTGCAGCACACGGTTACTTCGGTCGTCTGATTTTCCAATACGCTTCCTTCAACAACAGCCGCAGCTTGCACTTCTTCTTGGCTGCTTGGCCTGTAATTGGAATCTGGTTCACAGCGCTGGGAATCAGCACAATGGCGTTCAACCTGAATGGTTTCAACTTCAACCAATCAGTAATTGACTCTACTGGTCGCGTCATCAATACTTGGGCGGACATCATCAACCGCGCTAACTTGGGTATGGAAGTTATGCACGAGCGCAATGCTCACAACTTCCCTCTCGATTTGGCTAGTGCTGAAGTTGCTCCTGTTGCAATCAGCGCTCCTGCTATCAACGGCTAA
- a CDS encoding helix-turn-helix transcriptional regulator, with protein sequence MIAFTKISAKSSVEIQKQDNITLNYWQQAYFLQEVIEGLQDGLLIISETGELIHANASAHRICCQLNQGSYRQNQVPTVIWRICESLIESRNLFPNKLLILSDEILLDKSKIFRIRVRWLDLARLKHSCLLVTIENRYESVRNAAIAEIKQYNLTRREAEIWCLYRANYSYKEIAAHFYISINTVKKHMKNIHAKRQAYLENA encoded by the coding sequence ATGATTGCTTTCACAAAAATATCAGCAAAATCGTCTGTTGAAATTCAAAAGCAAGATAATATTACACTTAATTACTGGCAGCAAGCTTATTTTTTGCAAGAGGTTATAGAAGGCTTGCAAGATGGCTTGTTAATTATTAGCGAAACAGGTGAACTCATTCATGCTAACGCATCTGCTCATCGCATTTGTTGTCAACTCAATCAAGGTAGCTACCGCCAAAATCAAGTACCAACAGTGATTTGGCGAATTTGCGAATCGTTAATTGAAAGCCGCAATTTATTTCCCAACAAACTCTTGATTCTGTCGGATGAAATTTTACTAGACAAGTCAAAAATTTTTCGGATTCGCGTGAGATGGTTGGATCTAGCAAGATTGAAGCACTCTTGCTTACTAGTGACTATTGAAAATAGATATGAGTCTGTTAGAAATGCAGCGATCGCAGAAATAAAACAATACAATTTGACGCGACGAGAGGCAGAAATTTGGTGTCTTTATCGAGCTAACTATAGCTACAAAGAAATTGCTGCTCATTTTTACATTAGCATCAATACAGTGAAAAAACACATGAAAAATATTCATGCTAAGCGACAAGCGTATCTAGAAAATGCTTGA
- a CDS encoding DUF4168 domain-containing protein codes for MNRLHHLYYQPSLTRMLSQSLFFGSLTITSLVSSALIFSSNVHAQNTLQLDNTQILNYSKVILRMEPERQQAFDKIKKIIGDQEVPKIVCNDPNSYNSLPSQARDVAIDYCNRSQQLVEANGLSIDEFNKITVALQDNEDLKRKIYNNLIRLQKNPENQ; via the coding sequence ATGAATAGATTGCATCATCTTTATTACCAACCTAGCTTAACTAGGATGCTCTCTCAATCTTTATTTTTCGGTTCTCTTACTATTACTAGTCTAGTTTCTAGTGCTTTGATTTTTAGCTCAAACGTTCATGCCCAAAATACATTACAACTCGACAATACACAAATACTCAACTACTCCAAAGTGATACTGCGGATGGAGCCAGAGCGCCAACAAGCTTTTGACAAAATAAAAAAAATTATTGGCGATCAAGAAGTTCCTAAGATTGTTTGTAACGATCCCAATAGCTACAATTCTCTACCATCCCAAGCTAGAGACGTGGCAATAGATTATTGCAATCGCTCTCAACAGCTCGTCGAAGCTAATGGTTTAAGTATCGATGAATTCAACAAAATTACTGTCGCATTACAAGATAATGAAGACTTAAAACGAAAGATTTACAATAATTTAATCCGCCTACAAAAAAATCCTGAAAATCAATAA